From a single Cherax quadricarinatus isolate ZL_2023a chromosome 7, ASM3850222v1, whole genome shotgun sequence genomic region:
- the LOC128685397 gene encoding polyamine-modulated factor 1-binding protein 1 gives MVLTRKGNGSSSQNESDSHNMEEGGKDKDPASSEPASSRRLVIKSNIDGDSLAARPATPVRRSRRLSGDPADSLAARPATPVRRSRRLSGDPTDSLAVRPATPVRRSRRLSGDHDLTQTPSKRSGQISTENEETLAPEPQTSIKHTRRVSLGSQDALEVQTQIRRSRRLSTSGSGHDLHTDCQDSPIVPTPARRSRRHSSTGISESECSSKIFPEGKEPKESLQIIEESDELIDNVGNSLILKSEDTATVTAECENVSKCQKVEETLTVKSKLDTLSVIEEVEELGIENNSKPSNSHLTNEDSVLDSKNESFPAVHGKETKTSSLLLLEVTSDEEKCCMTPMGLALPNECNEEELEIDVVGLDQEIVKGDCPALVIGNGESISVIGDETVSTTVMTDEEVLSGTNKLTPTNSKEILCKDREVSSTTNINDALDDCENYQPTEHKTKKIKINNNTEILDENLELANKIAELKKTPRGLPVSGRWWKKEKERFRSINKDATGKKSWEKKMKIKQNRQNVMAKSAAIQAEKQRKKDELRERRRLNKIRREENAKKAEIVQVIKNPLKIKKMKRKQLRYIETRDTSEIVKN, from the exons ATGGTACTGACAAGAAAAGGTAACGGATCTAGTAGCCAAAATGAATCTGACTCCCATAATATGGAGGAAGGTGGGAAAGATAAGGACCCAGCGAGTTCTGAGCCAGCATCTTCCAGAAGGTTGGTAATTAAGAGTAACATTGATGGAGATTCATTAGCTGCCAGACCTGCGACTCCTGTGCGACGTTCCCGCAGGTTATCAGGGGATCCTGCAGATTCATTGGCTGCCAGACCTGCGACTCCTGTGCGACGTTCCCGCAGGTTATCAGGGGATCCTACAGATTCATTAGCTGTCAGACCTGCGACTCCTGTGCGGCGCTCCCGCAGGTTATCGGGGGATCATGACCTTACCCAGACTCCATCGAAGCGTTCAGGGCAAATTTCAACTGAGAATGAAGAAACACTTGCCCCAGAACCTCAAACATCAATCAAACATACGAGGAGGGTTTCACTAGGCAGCCAAGATGCACTTGAGGTTCAGACTCAAATCAGACGTTCAAGAAGATTATCAACAAGTGGCTCAGGTCATGATTTGCATACTGATTGTCAAGATAGTCCTATAGTGCCAACTCCAGCAAGACGGTCCAGACGACACAGCAGTACTGGGATTTCCGAGAGTGAGTGTTCCAGTAAAATATTTCCTGAAGGAAAAGAACCCAAAGAATCTTTGCAAATAATTGAAGAAAGTGATGAGCTAATAGATAATGTTGGTAATTCCTTAATACTAAAGTCAGAAGATACGGCGACTGTCACAGCGGAATGTGAAAATGTTTCCAAATGTCAGAAAGTGGAAGAAACACTTACTGTAAAATCCAAGTTAGATACTTTGTCAGTAATTGAAGAAGTTGAAGAACTGGGTATTGAAAATAACTCTAAACCCTCAAATTCCCATTTAACAAATGAGGACTCTGTTCTTGACTCTAAGAATGAATCATTTCCTGCTGTACATGGTAAAGAAACAAAAACGTCTAGCTTACTACTGCTGGAAGTGACCTCTGATGAAGaaaagtgctgtatgacccctatgggtttagcacttcccaatgAATGTAATGAAGAAGAACTGGAAATTGATGTTGTTGGACTTGATCAGGAAATTGTTAAAGGTGATTGCCCTGCTTTAGTGATAGgtaatggtgaaagtatttcgGTGATTGGTGACGAGACAGTTTCAACAACTGTGATGACTGATGAAGAGGTTCTTAGTGGTACAAATAAATTAACACCCACAAATTCAAAAGAGATATTGTGTAAAGACCGAGAGGTTTCCAGCACCACAAACATAAATGATGCTCTTGATGATTGTGAAAATTATCAACCCACTGAGCATAAAACCAAAAAGATAAAGATCAACAATAATACAGAAATATTAGATGAAAATTTGGAACTTGCAAATAAGATTGCTGAACTGAAAAAAACTCCTCGAGGACTACCAGTGTCAGGAAGATGGTGGAAAAAGGAAAAGGaaag ATTTAGATCCATTAATAAGGATGCAACAGGGAAAAAATCATGGGAAAAAAAGATGAAAATAAAACAAAATCGCCAGAATGTTATGGCAAAAAGTGCAGCAATACAAGCTGAGAAACAACGGAAAAAAGATGAGCTACGAGAACGACGACGTCTTAACAAGATCCGCAGAGAGGAAAATGCCAAGAAAGCAGAAATAGTGCAAGTG ataaaAAATCCATTGAAGATAAAGAAGATGAAGCGGAAGCAGCTAAGATACATAGAGACGAGGGACACCTCAGAGATTGTAAAGAATTAG